From a region of the Paenibacillus sp. FSL R10-2734 genome:
- a CDS encoding S-layer homology domain-containing protein → MNMKKSTLAAITTVTILSFSLGGQMFAAGNTFKDIDNINGKEKIISLKNQGLIKGVSESQFLPSSKVTTAQGIQFISGGLQLSLAAIDFNKAPIASGLFTKVKDKAWYAEAFINAYYNRVELPKDIDPTKTITKEEFTNYLVQGVEGIGNLPMIKIDPVDITDEAALNPSYQGSIQRSLKYKINSLDANGKFNPKSEITRAEAAIMLYNALEFLKTGIKP, encoded by the coding sequence ATGAATATGAAAAAAAGTACGTTAGCCGCAATAACAACGGTGACCATTCTCTCCTTCTCTTTGGGTGGCCAGATGTTTGCAGCTGGAAACACCTTTAAGGATATTGACAACATAAACGGCAAAGAAAAAATCATTTCTTTAAAAAATCAAGGCCTAATCAAAGGGGTTAGTGAATCCCAATTCCTGCCCAGCTCCAAAGTAACAACAGCACAAGGTATCCAGTTCATTTCAGGTGGTCTCCAGCTTAGCCTCGCGGCCATCGATTTCAACAAAGCTCCTATTGCCAGCGGCTTGTTTACAAAGGTTAAAGATAAAGCTTGGTATGCTGAAGCCTTCATCAATGCTTACTACAATCGTGTCGAGCTTCCTAAGGATATTGATCCTACCAAAACAATAACTAAAGAAGAGTTCACCAACTACCTTGTGCAAGGGGTTGAAGGCATTGGTAATCTGCCAATGATTAAAATAGATCCAGTAGATATCACTGACGAAGCTGCGCTGAACCCCTCTTATCAAGGCAGTATTCAACGTTCACTTAAATACAAGATCAATAGCTTAGACGCAAATGGGAAGTTTAATCCGAAAAGCGAAATAACCCGCGCCGAAGCGGCAATTATGCTCTATAATGCTTTGGAATTTCTAAAGACTGGCATTAAACCCTAA
- a CDS encoding amino acid ABC transporter ATP-binding protein codes for MIEILNLHKSFGELQVLKGIDLKMEHGKVLVIIGPSGSGKTTLLRCFNLLEIPDQGSLSLSDIKINFTDNKKIPQNSVLALRQKTGMVFQSYNLFPHMTALGNVMEGQVTVQKRSKEEARERALQLLAKVGLADKADAYPHQLSGGQQQRVAIARAMAVDPEVLLFDEPTSALDPELVGEVLKVIKQLAAEGMTMVIVTHEMKFAADVADRIILMDGGHILEQGTPQEVLEHPKHPRALQFLNRISGEEV; via the coding sequence ATGATTGAAATACTTAATTTGCATAAATCCTTCGGTGAGCTGCAGGTCTTAAAAGGCATTGATCTCAAAATGGAGCATGGCAAGGTGCTGGTTATTATTGGCCCATCGGGTTCAGGCAAAACGACACTATTACGCTGCTTTAATCTGCTTGAAATCCCTGATCAAGGAAGCTTATCGCTCAGTGATATTAAAATTAATTTTACGGATAATAAGAAAATTCCGCAAAATTCTGTTTTGGCGTTACGTCAAAAAACAGGGATGGTCTTTCAATCCTATAATCTATTCCCGCATATGACTGCACTTGGTAACGTGATGGAGGGACAGGTAACTGTCCAGAAACGATCTAAGGAAGAGGCACGCGAACGTGCTCTCCAATTGTTAGCTAAAGTAGGCTTGGCTGACAAAGCGGATGCTTATCCGCACCAACTGTCTGGGGGGCAGCAGCAACGGGTAGCCATAGCTCGAGCCATGGCAGTTGATCCAGAGGTACTTCTGTTTGATGAGCCTACCTCGGCGCTCGATCCTGAGCTGGTGGGGGAAGTGCTTAAGGTTATTAAGCAGTTAGCTGCAGAAGGAATGACCATGGTGATTGTGACCCATGAGATGAAATTCGCTGCTGATGTGGCTGACCGGATCATTTTGATGGATGGTGGCCATATTCTGGAGCAAGGGACTCCGCAAGAAGTGCTTGAGCATCCGAAGCATCCTCGCGCCTTGCAATTTCTGAACAGAATTAGTGGTGAAGAAGTATAA
- a CDS encoding amino acid ABC transporter permease, giving the protein MDDRKIQIFLDSLLPLLKAGVAFTIPLALISFVLGLILAILTALARLSPWVLPKLIARFYVWVIRGTPLLVQLFIIFYGLPAVGIVLDPFIAATIGFTLSVGAYSSEIVRAAILSIHKGQWEAAFSVGMTRAQALRRIILPQAARVSVPPLSNSFISLVKDTSLAATITYTEMFRTAQQVASTSYEPLLIYCEAGLFYLLFCSVLSALQNYLEKRLSRYSAS; this is encoded by the coding sequence ATGGATGACCGCAAAATACAAATTTTCTTAGATTCACTGCTACCCCTGCTAAAAGCCGGGGTGGCTTTTACCATTCCTTTGGCATTGATATCATTTGTTCTGGGACTGATATTAGCGATATTGACTGCACTAGCTCGTCTCTCCCCTTGGGTACTTCCGAAGCTAATCGCCCGCTTTTATGTATGGGTCATTCGTGGAACCCCATTGTTGGTACAACTATTTATTATTTTCTATGGTTTGCCCGCAGTGGGAATTGTGCTCGACCCATTCATTGCCGCGACTATTGGGTTTACGCTTAGTGTAGGGGCTTACTCATCAGAAATCGTACGTGCCGCTATCCTGTCGATACATAAAGGTCAGTGGGAAGCGGCCTTCTCCGTTGGGATGACTCGTGCGCAAGCATTGCGTCGCATTATTCTGCCACAAGCTGCTCGTGTATCTGTACCGCCGTTATCGAATTCCTTTATTAGCTTGGTTAAAGACACATCGCTTGCAGCGACCATTACCTATACGGAGATGTTCAGAACAGCACAGCAGGTTGCTTCCACCTCCTACGAGCCACTGCTGATCTATTGCGAAGCAGGATTGTTCTATTTACTATTCTGCTCTGTGTTGTCAGCACTGCAAAATTACTTGGAGAAACGACTGAGTCGTTACTCTGCGAGCTAA
- a CDS encoding amino acid ABC transporter substrate-binding protein, whose translation MKKLSLTILLALTVVLVAACGNNTKTDTATNSSAGTNDGAASNGQNSLEAVKASGKLRIGTEGTYAPFTFHDASGKLTGFDVEIAEEVSKRLGVEPEFFETQWDGIFAGMDAKRFDVIFNQVSINEDRKVKYDFSEPYIVSKAVLIVSEDNNDIKTFADLKGKKAGQSLTSNLSDIARENGAEIVATDGFNQAMDLLTSGRIDATVNDGLSYLDLKKQKPDAKIKVVDEIPDGSQSAAVFLKGNDELVKAVSDAIVEMKSDGTYLKISEKYFGADVSK comes from the coding sequence ATGAAAAAACTAAGTTTAACTATCCTATTGGCGTTAACCGTGGTGCTTGTAGCGGCTTGCGGTAATAATACGAAAACCGATACTGCTACGAACTCTTCAGCTGGAACTAATGACGGAGCAGCATCTAATGGGCAAAACAGTCTGGAAGCTGTGAAAGCTAGCGGCAAATTGCGGATAGGAACGGAAGGGACCTATGCACCTTTTACTTTTCATGATGCTTCGGGGAAGCTGACCGGTTTTGACGTGGAAATCGCTGAAGAAGTATCGAAGCGTCTCGGTGTTGAACCTGAATTTTTTGAGACACAGTGGGATGGTATTTTTGCAGGGATGGATGCTAAGCGGTTTGATGTTATTTTTAACCAAGTATCCATTAATGAAGACCGTAAAGTGAAATATGATTTCTCTGAACCGTACATCGTATCTAAAGCGGTATTGATTGTGAGTGAAGACAATAATGATATCAAGACTTTCGCAGATCTTAAGGGTAAAAAGGCCGGTCAATCTCTAACCAGCAACCTGTCCGATATCGCTCGTGAGAACGGCGCTGAAATCGTAGCAACAGACGGCTTTAATCAAGCAATGGACCTGCTGACCTCAGGCCGCATTGATGCGACAGTAAATGATGGCTTGTCTTATCTGGACCTGAAAAAACAGAAGCCTGATGCGAAAATTAAAGTGGTGGATGAGATTCCTGACGGTTCGCAAAGCGCCGCTGTGTTCCTGAAAGGCAACGACGAGTTGGTAAAGGCTGTCAGTGATGCAATTGTTGAAATGAAGAGCGATGGAACATACTTAAAGATTTCTGAGAAGTACTTTGGTGCTGACGTTTCAAAATAA
- a CDS encoding ABC transporter ATP-binding protein, which produces MDIRQGEFVAVIGASGCGKSTLFKTIAGLLEPTHGKIMIHTSPSATTRLGQIAYMPQQDLLLPWRTVLDNCLLPWEVKPRFSKQQTISQIREMLSRFGLTDVEKAYPHELSGGMKQRVAFLRTLVAGDGSGLMLLDEPFGALDAMTKREIHRWLLELWGELSQTVMLITHDLEEALLLSDRIYLMSGGGRSGVQEVIVDLPRPRHYKMNYEPRFITLREELERRLYAAHTF; this is translated from the coding sequence ATGGATATTAGGCAAGGTGAGTTTGTCGCTGTCATTGGGGCTAGCGGATGCGGGAAAAGCACGCTTTTCAAAACTATAGCAGGCTTGCTCGAACCCACTCATGGGAAAATAATGATTCATACGAGTCCATCTGCCACCACTCGCTTAGGTCAGATCGCTTACATGCCTCAGCAGGATTTGTTGTTGCCCTGGAGAACGGTACTCGACAATTGTCTTTTGCCCTGGGAGGTTAAACCAAGGTTCAGTAAACAACAGACGATCTCTCAAATTCGGGAAATGCTGTCACGCTTCGGTTTAACCGATGTAGAGAAGGCATATCCTCATGAACTATCGGGTGGAATGAAACAGCGAGTCGCATTTCTGCGAACGTTAGTGGCTGGAGACGGCAGCGGTCTAATGCTACTAGATGAGCCATTTGGGGCACTCGACGCTATGACCAAGCGAGAAATCCATCGTTGGCTGTTAGAGCTTTGGGGTGAACTGAGTCAAACGGTGATGCTCATCACCCATGATCTAGAAGAAGCGCTATTGCTCAGTGATCGAATTTACTTAATGTCTGGAGGCGGACGTAGCGGAGTACAGGAGGTCATCGTTGATTTACCTAGGCCAAGACATTACAAGATGAACTATGAACCCCGGTTTATAACACTGCGGGAAGAGTTGGAGCGAAGACTGTATGCAGCCCATACCTTTTAA
- a CDS encoding ABC transporter permease, with protein MQPIPFKKHLDNYGPFILLVLFIVAIWESAVRLHLIPAFILPAPSSICIALIEHRQLLIGQHLLATLQEILFGFVLSVICGALLGTGMFLFRPLEKAIYPFLIISQTIPLIALSPIFIMWFGYTLWSKVAAVFLTAFFPVVVSTYDGLRTSGQAYKDLLLTLGANHWQLLAKTQIPLALPSFFSGLKLSIVYCVIGATIGEWLGGSKGLGYFSRRMAGNMQSAEMFAAVFLLSALGVVLFLLIALLESLFLKKRGSNR; from the coding sequence ATGCAGCCCATACCTTTTAAAAAACATCTAGACAATTATGGCCCCTTCATTCTACTCGTATTATTCATTGTTGCGATCTGGGAGTCAGCTGTTCGCCTTCACTTGATTCCAGCCTTTATCCTCCCTGCACCTTCATCAATATGTATCGCTTTGATTGAGCACAGGCAATTATTAATTGGACAGCATTTATTGGCGACGCTACAGGAAATATTGTTCGGTTTCGTTCTTTCAGTTATCTGTGGTGCACTATTGGGCACCGGAATGTTCTTGTTTCGACCGCTTGAAAAAGCCATCTATCCTTTCCTTATTATCAGTCAGACGATCCCATTAATCGCTCTATCCCCCATTTTTATTATGTGGTTCGGATATACGCTGTGGAGTAAAGTGGCTGCTGTGTTTCTAACTGCTTTTTTTCCAGTCGTAGTGAGTACATATGATGGACTTCGTACAAGTGGACAAGCATACAAGGATTTATTGTTAACCTTGGGTGCAAATCACTGGCAACTACTTGCTAAAACCCAAATTCCGCTAGCGCTGCCCTCTTTTTTCTCAGGATTAAAGCTATCCATTGTGTACTGCGTCATTGGAGCAACCATCGGTGAATGGCTTGGCGGCAGCAAAGGACTCGGTTACTTCAGTAGAAGGATGGCTGGAAATATGCAAAGTGCCGAAATGTTCGCCGCAGTATTTCTTTTATCCGCACTCGGCGTGGTGCTGTTTCTGTTGATAGCTCTGCTCGAATCATTATTTTTAAAGAAAAGAGGCTCTAACCGATGA
- a CDS encoding ABC transporter substrate-binding protein, whose amino-acid sequence MNHLNVQRKWLIPLCFFCSVLILSSCGKASNINNPSANSSNNENTQTHKLTIMLDWYPNAVHSFLYAAERNGYFKEEGLDVEIQMPSDSNDALKLVAANKIDLALSYQPQVLMARGENIPVRSIAAIVRHPLNHLMVPQTGDIHSPKDLTGKQIGYSSIPLYEAMIRTMIQNDGGDPNTSKLIDVGFDLIPAISTGQVDAIMGGFINHEQLILEKEGHPVHSFNPTDYGVPDYYELVLVASDQGLKNSQSSFKKFLTAITKGQKFVEDNPEKALNLLLAHEDATSPLDQQIEKKSLEILLPLMNAGDQEFGYQEPASWEEVRQWLSDNDLLSTDIKAEDAFINL is encoded by the coding sequence ATGAATCATTTGAACGTCCAAAGAAAATGGCTTATTCCCTTGTGTTTCTTCTGTTCAGTCCTAATCTTAAGCAGCTGCGGAAAAGCTTCCAACATAAATAACCCTTCTGCTAATTCTTCCAATAACGAAAATACGCAAACACACAAGCTGACGATTATGCTCGATTGGTATCCCAATGCCGTTCACTCTTTTCTATATGCCGCTGAGCGCAATGGGTATTTCAAAGAAGAAGGTCTGGACGTAGAGATCCAAATGCCCTCAGACAGCAACGATGCTCTGAAACTTGTGGCAGCGAATAAAATCGATTTAGCACTTAGTTATCAGCCTCAGGTGCTCATGGCACGCGGTGAGAACATTCCAGTCCGCTCGATCGCAGCGATTGTGCGACATCCGCTTAATCATTTAATGGTACCTCAAACTGGAGATATCCATAGTCCCAAAGACCTCACAGGTAAACAGATTGGGTATTCTTCCATCCCTCTTTATGAGGCCATGATTCGTACAATGATCCAGAACGATGGGGGTGACCCAAACACCAGCAAATTAATCGACGTAGGCTTTGACCTTATTCCAGCGATTTCGACCGGCCAAGTAGATGCCATTATGGGTGGTTTCATTAACCACGAACAATTAATCCTAGAAAAAGAAGGTCATCCGGTTCACTCGTTCAATCCCACGGATTACGGTGTACCCGATTATTATGAGCTTGTACTTGTCGCCAGTGATCAGGGATTAAAAAATTCTCAGTCCTCCTTCAAAAAGTTTCTAACCGCCATTACTAAAGGACAGAAATTCGTAGAAGACAATCCGGAAAAAGCGCTAAACCTGCTGCTTGCACATGAAGATGCGACCTCTCCACTCGATCAGCAAATTGAGAAAAAGAGTCTAGAAATTCTACTGCCGCTAATGAATGCGGGAGATCAAGAATTTGGATATCAAGAGCCCGCTTCTTGGGAAGAGGTACGACAGTGGTTATCCGACAATGATTTACTGTCAACTGATATCAAAGCTGAGGACGCTTTTATTAATCTGTAA
- the thiM gene encoding hydroxyethylthiazole kinase, with protein MSYLSKVRESNPLVHNITNIVVANFSANGLLALGASPFMADAHEEVVDIAAFSAAVVLNIGTLNDYAIQAMLLAGQSANKHGVPLVLDPVGAGATSYRTAVTQKLVNEMQITALRGNVAEVANVIGESWSIKGVDAGEGDGDVVVLAETAARKLGCVVIVTGKDDVITNGANTYIASNGHPILTKVTGTGCLLSAVVGAFLAVSEGASLEAAVEALSFYGVAAEIAAEQTAGQGPGSFQIEFINQLTLVTPEIYKEKSLIKQLR; from the coding sequence ATGAGTTATCTATCCAAAGTACGGGAATCCAATCCACTGGTCCACAATATCACTAATATCGTCGTAGCCAATTTCTCAGCCAACGGTCTTTTGGCACTCGGTGCCTCTCCCTTTATGGCGGATGCCCACGAAGAAGTAGTAGATATCGCCGCATTTTCGGCTGCAGTGGTTCTAAATATTGGCACACTGAATGACTATGCTATTCAAGCCATGCTGCTCGCAGGACAATCAGCGAATAAACATGGAGTTCCCTTAGTGCTTGATCCGGTAGGTGCGGGAGCAACTTCCTATCGAACAGCGGTCACACAAAAGCTAGTAAATGAGATGCAAATTACCGCGCTACGTGGGAATGTAGCTGAAGTCGCTAACGTAATCGGTGAGAGCTGGTCTATTAAAGGGGTAGATGCAGGCGAAGGAGATGGCGATGTAGTCGTCTTAGCTGAGACTGCCGCGCGGAAGTTAGGCTGTGTAGTGATCGTCACCGGAAAAGACGATGTGATCACCAATGGAGCTAACACCTACATCGCCAGTAACGGTCATCCTATTCTAACAAAGGTTACTGGAACTGGTTGTTTGCTAAGCGCTGTTGTCGGTGCTTTTCTTGCGGTAAGTGAAGGTGCCTCGCTGGAGGCCGCAGTGGAAGCTCTCTCCTTCTACGGAGTAGCTGCTGAAATCGCTGCCGAGCAAACGGCTGGTCAAGGCCCGGGAAGCTTTCAAATTGAGTTTATAAATCAATTGACATTGGTGACACCCGAAATCTATAAAGAGAAATCCTTAATTAAGCAACTCAGATAA
- the thiD gene encoding bifunctional hydroxymethylpyrimidine kinase/phosphomethylpyrimidine kinase — MIISKALTIAGSDSGGGAGIQADLKTFQELSVYGMTVLTAVTAQNTLGVQGVYPLTPEAITQQLDSIGLDLMPDAVKTGMLFNSEIIRIVAEKIQQYGWRNHVVDPVMVAKGGSTLLQQEAVQSLISHLLPLALVTTPNIPEAEMITNKSITTMDDRQEAAKIIHAMGSKYVVLKGGHDTSTTAVVDLLYDGYEFIFMESRRVQTRHTHGTGCTYSAAVTAELAKGNSVPEAIHTAKAFIQAAIEDELGIGAGHGPTNHFAYQNRLRGMNHEANRQ, encoded by the coding sequence ATGATTATTTCTAAAGCTCTAACCATAGCCGGCTCTGATAGCGGCGGTGGTGCTGGTATTCAGGCAGATCTAAAAACGTTTCAAGAGCTCTCTGTATATGGCATGACCGTACTTACAGCTGTGACAGCCCAGAACACGCTAGGTGTTCAAGGCGTATATCCGTTGACACCGGAAGCTATTACTCAGCAGCTCGATTCCATTGGGCTTGATCTGATGCCGGATGCTGTGAAGACGGGGATGCTTTTTAACAGTGAAATCATTCGTATCGTAGCAGAGAAGATTCAGCAATACGGCTGGCGTAATCATGTAGTTGATCCTGTAATGGTTGCTAAAGGCGGGTCCACCCTACTGCAACAAGAAGCTGTCCAATCCTTAATCAGTCATCTACTGCCACTAGCCTTAGTGACGACCCCCAATATTCCCGAGGCTGAAATGATTACAAATAAGAGCATCACTACTATGGATGATCGTCAAGAAGCAGCTAAAATCATTCATGCCATGGGCTCTAAATATGTAGTGCTTAAAGGTGGGCATGATACCTCAACTACGGCTGTTGTAGATCTCTTATATGACGGTTACGAGTTCATCTTTATGGAAAGTCGACGAGTTCAGACCAGACACACGCACGGCACAGGCTGCACCTATTCGGCGGCAGTCACTGCCGAGCTCGCCAAGGGAAACTCGGTTCCTGAGGCTATCCACACAGCTAAAGCATTTATACAAGCGGCAATTGAAGACGAGCTTGGCATAGGGGCTGGACACGGGCCTACGAATCACTTTGCTTATCAGAATAGATTGCGAGGGATGAACCATGAAGCGAATAGACAGTGA
- the thiE gene encoding thiamine phosphate synthase — MKRIDSDQLRDLLKVYFIMGSVNCRRSPAKVLKEAVAGGITMFQFREKGTGALTAQVRFNLGRRLQKICHANGVPFIVNDDIDLAIALDADGIHVGQDDTPALAIRQLLGDDKIIGVSAHSLAEAQQAIADGADYLGIGPIYPTSSKEDAQAVRGTSVIEEIRNSGITIPLVGIGGITVHNAAPVLAAGADGISIISAIAGAEDVTLAARGFVHEVNVSGT, encoded by the coding sequence ATGAAGCGAATAGACAGTGATCAGCTGCGGGATTTATTAAAAGTCTATTTCATTATGGGTAGTGTGAATTGTCGTAGATCTCCTGCGAAGGTGTTAAAAGAAGCCGTCGCTGGCGGCATAACGATGTTCCAATTTCGCGAAAAAGGAACGGGGGCACTAACCGCCCAAGTTAGGTTCAATCTAGGAAGACGGCTCCAAAAGATTTGTCATGCAAACGGAGTCCCTTTTATCGTTAATGACGATATTGATTTAGCCATCGCCCTTGATGCAGACGGTATTCATGTAGGACAAGATGACACCCCCGCGCTAGCGATTAGACAGCTGCTTGGGGATGATAAGATCATTGGTGTGTCCGCTCACTCGCTCGCTGAAGCTCAGCAGGCAATTGCAGATGGAGCCGATTATCTTGGCATTGGGCCAATTTATCCTACCTCTTCAAAGGAGGATGCCCAAGCTGTTCGAGGCACATCCGTTATTGAGGAAATACGAAATAGCGGCATTACAATTCCTTTGGTCGGTATAGGAGGGATCACGGTGCACAATGCAGCCCCGGTATTAGCTGCGGGTGCGGATGGAATTTCTATTATTTCTGCCATTGCAGGGGCTGAGGATGTTACCCTCGCCGCTAGGGGATTTGTTCATGAAGTTAATGTAAGCGGGACATAA
- a CDS encoding pseudouridine synthase, whose amino-acid sequence MRIDKYISETGFCSRRETKRLIAAGRIAVNGIVCDANILLEPEDIVWIDGEPITSSKGEPVYLALNKPIDITCTAAPQVAGNIIDFVGYPSRIFAIGRLDKNSEGLILLTNDGDIVNKMMRSENGHEKEYVVHVDKPITSKFLQAMSSGVDILGVTTKPCEVDRITECEFRIILTQGLNLQIRRMCKELGYRVLKLERIRIMNITLDGLERGQWRHLSDEELSELMSRLH is encoded by the coding sequence GTGAGAATCGATAAATATATAAGCGAGACAGGCTTCTGCTCCAGAAGGGAAACAAAACGATTAATTGCCGCAGGCCGGATTGCTGTTAATGGCATCGTCTGTGATGCGAATATTCTTTTAGAGCCAGAGGACATCGTTTGGATCGATGGAGAGCCAATAACAAGCAGTAAAGGAGAGCCGGTATACCTCGCTCTGAACAAGCCGATCGACATTACTTGTACAGCTGCTCCGCAGGTAGCAGGGAATATTATAGACTTTGTAGGCTATCCCTCACGAATCTTTGCGATCGGAAGATTAGATAAAAACTCGGAAGGTCTCATTTTGTTAACCAACGATGGAGATATTGTAAACAAAATGATGCGTTCCGAGAATGGGCATGAAAAAGAATATGTAGTTCATGTAGACAAGCCAATAACGTCAAAATTCTTACAAGCAATGTCTAGTGGGGTGGACATCCTTGGCGTCACAACGAAACCTTGTGAGGTCGATCGAATCACGGAATGTGAGTTTAGAATTATCCTAACTCAAGGCCTTAATCTGCAAATACGCAGAATGTGCAAGGAGTTAGGATATAGAGTTCTAAAGCTAGAGCGCATAAGAATTATGAATATTACTTTAGATGGCTTGGAGCGAGGACAATGGCGGCATTTGAGCGATGAAGAGCTGAGTGAGCTTATGTCCCGCTTACATTAA
- a CDS encoding DUF3934 family protein — MGAKSKGGGTGRGTGSKGWTRWNKTAKPVRPAKGAPNTGPGAKDASGSKGNNVKKSGNTK; from the coding sequence ATGGGTGCAAAAAGTAAAGGTGGCGGCACGGGAAGAGGTACGGGGAGTAAAGGCTGGACACGCTGGAACAAAACAGCAAAGCCAGTTAGACCTGCAAAAGGTGCTCCAAACACGGGTCCAGGCGCTAAAGATGCAAGTGGAAGCAAGGGCAATAACGTGAAAAAAAGCGGAAACACGAAATAG
- the asd gene encoding aspartate-semialdehyde dehydrogenase — protein MSRKLRAGIVGGTGMVGQRFIALLENHPWFEVTAIAASGRSAGKTYEESAKGRWKLSTPMPENVKNIMVQDASKVEEVATDVDLIFCAVDMKKDEIKALEEAYARTGTPVISNNSAHRWTPDVPMVIPEINPEHLEVIAQQRKRLGTETGFIAVKPNCSIQSYVPALHALKEFNPSKVVVSTYQAISGAGKTFADWPEMLDNVIPYIGGEEEKSEQEPLRIWGSVQEDGIVKSESPTITSQCIRVPVADGHMAAVFVSFEKKPSKEEILNLWNSFKGRPQELELPSAPKQFITYFEEENRPQTKLDRDIENGMGVSTGRLREDAIYDYKFVGLSHNTLRGAAGGAVLIAELLKAEGYIQPKQ, from the coding sequence ATGTCAAGAAAGCTAAGAGCCGGCATAGTTGGCGGCACAGGTATGGTGGGTCAGCGTTTTATAGCCCTTTTAGAGAATCATCCTTGGTTTGAAGTAACTGCGATTGCTGCCAGTGGTAGATCTGCTGGGAAAACGTATGAAGAATCGGCCAAGGGCAGATGGAAGCTATCCACTCCAATGCCTGAGAACGTGAAGAATATTATGGTTCAAGACGCATCTAAGGTAGAGGAAGTAGCTACAGACGTAGATTTGATCTTCTGTGCTGTAGATATGAAAAAAGATGAGATTAAAGCGCTAGAGGAAGCTTATGCTCGCACTGGCACTCCAGTAATCTCAAATAACTCGGCGCATCGCTGGACACCAGACGTGCCTATGGTCATTCCTGAGATTAACCCTGAGCATCTTGAGGTTATTGCGCAGCAAAGAAAACGTCTAGGAACAGAGACAGGTTTCATAGCGGTTAAACCTAACTGCTCCATTCAGAGTTATGTTCCTGCGCTTCATGCGCTTAAAGAATTTAACCCATCTAAAGTGGTAGTCTCAACCTATCAAGCGATTTCCGGTGCGGGCAAGACTTTTGCTGACTGGCCTGAAATGCTGGATAACGTGATTCCTTACATTGGTGGCGAAGAAGAGAAAAGCGAGCAAGAGCCTTTGCGGATCTGGGGTAGTGTACAAGAGGACGGGATTGTGAAAAGCGAATCACCAACCATTACTTCCCAGTGTATCCGTGTACCTGTAGCCGATGGTCATATGGCCGCTGTATTTGTTTCTTTTGAGAAGAAACCTTCCAAAGAAGAGATTCTGAATCTCTGGAATAGCTTTAAGGGACGTCCTCAAGAGCTTGAACTGCCTAGTGCACCTAAACAGTTCATTACTTATTTCGAAGAAGAGAACCGTCCACAGACCAAGCTGGATCGTGATATTGAGAACGGAATGGGCGTATCTACAGGCAGACTTCGTGAAGATGCCATCTACGATTATAAATTCGTGGGTCTGTCCCATAACACACTGCGCGGAGCAGCTGGCGGAGCCGTGTTGATCGCTGAGCTTCTGAAAGCTGAAGGTTATATTCAGCCAAAGCAGTAG
- a CDS encoding response regulator transcription factor produces the protein MIKIVIAEDQRMLLGALASLLDLEEDMQVVGRASNGEEAVAMVKQHKPDICIMDIEMPAMSGLDAAEALKNSGCKTMILTTFARAGYFERALKAGVHAYLLKDSPSEELALSIRNVMAGRRMYAPELMDEAYSGEVNPLTQREKEVLGLIADGKNTKEIASELYITTGTVRNYISVILDKLDVGNRIEAITRFKEKGWFK, from the coding sequence ATGATAAAAATTGTGATCGCAGAAGATCAGCGAATGCTCCTTGGGGCGCTAGCTTCTTTGCTGGATTTAGAAGAAGATATGCAGGTTGTGGGCCGTGCAAGCAATGGTGAAGAAGCTGTAGCGATGGTTAAGCAGCATAAACCGGATATTTGTATTATGGATATTGAGATGCCGGCGATGAGTGGTCTCGACGCTGCAGAAGCATTGAAGAATAGTGGCTGTAAAACGATGATACTCACAACCTTTGCCCGTGCAGGATATTTCGAACGTGCGCTTAAGGCGGGTGTTCATGCTTATTTGCTAAAAGACAGTCCTAGTGAAGAACTGGCACTTTCTATTCGTAATGTAATGGCTGGCAGACGCATGTATGCACCGGAGCTGATGGATGAAGCCTACAGCGGCGAAGTGAATCCGTTGACACAGCGGGAGAAGGAAGTACTCGGACTGATCGCCGATGGTAAAAATACGAAAGAAATCGCAAGCGAGCTGTACATTACCACTGGTACAGTTCGGAATTACATCTCGGTGATCCTCGATAAGCTGGACGTGGGCAATCGTATTGAAGCGATTACTCGATTTAAGGAAAAAGGCTGGTTTAAATGA